The nucleotide window CTACTGCGGTGTCACGATGATCACCGATGGCGAGGTCGCGCTGCTGGACGATGGCGGATGCCCTGGCCGGATCGCTCCGCACTGGACCGTGTCCGGCCCGCGCACCCGCCCGGTGGCATCGCTGACCCTGGCGCCGCTGCGCTGCGTCACCGCCATCCTGTATCCGGATGCCTTCCGGCTGTTGACGGGGTGCGAGCCGGCGCGGCTGAAGGACCGCAACGATGCCGGCCAGGCCTGGCTGCCGGACGAATGGAACGAGTGGCCGGCGGCGCTGCAGGCGCGGGCCAGCCAGCCGGATGCGCAGATCGCGTGGATGGAACAATGGCTGCTGTGCCGCTGGCTGCCGGTGCGGCCGCGCTGGGACAGGAATATCGGTACCCTGGTGCGGGCGCCCGCCGTGCGCAAGCCGGCGGACGCGGCGCGCGCCATCGGTGTCAGCCACCGCCAGTTGCAGCGCCAGGCATTGGCGGCAATCGGCCTGCCGCCCGCCAGGGTGCATCGCCTGCAACGGGCGGAGCAAGCGCTGGGCAGGCTCGCCGGCCCGCGCGGCGAAGGCGCTCCCTTGCCGCTGGCACGGCTGGCGGCCGACCTGGGTTTCGCCGACCAGCCCCACCTGACCCGCGACATCTGCGACCTGACCGGCCTGCCGCCGGCGCGGCTGGCCGCGGCGGTCGCGCACGATCCCGACTACTGGGTGTATCGCCTGGATGGCGGCGCTGTCGCTTTTCTTCAAGACACCGGCTAGCAGGAGCGTGGAGGATGTCGTCCGCCCGCACCGGGCGGATGACAGCAATGAGGACCACGCATGAAATTCACCTTCCTGACTTACGGCACCGAGGGCGACACCCGGCCGCTGGTGGCGCTCGCGCAGGCGCTGGCCGCGCACGGGCACCAGGTGCACCTGCTGGCCGATCGCTCGGCCGGCGCCAGCGCCCAGGCCCGCGGCATCGGCTTCACGCCTCTGGCGGGCGATATCCGGCAAGCCCTGGCGCCGCATGGCTCGCTGGGCCGCGTGGTGCGGCAGGGGGCCAATCTCGACAAGATCACGCGGGCCTTCGCCGCCATCGCCAGCGGCCATACGGTCGAATGGATGCGCGCCGCGCGCGAGGCGGCCGAAGGCAGCGATGCGCTGGTGTTTTCCGGCCTGGCCAGCTATGCCGGCCTGGCCGTGGCCGAGGGACTCGACCTGCCTTGTGTCGGCGCCGGGCTGTGGCCGATGACACCCACCGGCGACTTCCCGTCCGTGTTCCTGCGCCAGCGGCGCTGGCCTCGCTGGGCCAACCGGGCTTCCCACCGCCTGTTCGCGGGACTGGCCTGGTCATCCTTCCGGGACAATATCAACCATGGCAGGCACGCCGTGTTCGGCCAGCCGCCCGTGACGAGGATGTGGAGCGGTTATCCGGTCCTGTACGGCTGCTCGCCGACGCTGCTGCCGGAACCAGCCGACTGGCCGGGCGAAGTGGAAGTGTGCGGCGCCTGGCATGCCGCCGACCGCGCATGGCGCCCGCCGCCAGCGCTGGCCGCGTTCCTGGAGCAGGGCGAGCCGCCGGCCTATATCGGCTTCGGCAGCATGGCGGGGTTCGACACGCGCACGCTCCGCCACGCCATCGTCGAGGCGGTGGGCGGGCGCCGCGCGCTGTTCTATCCTGGCTGGAGCGGCATCGACGCGGCCGGATTGCCAGCCAATTTCCACGTGCTGGACGATACCCCGCACGACTGGCTGTTCCCGCGTACCTCGGTCATCGTGCACCACGGCGGCGCTGGTACAAGCCACGCCGCCGCGCGCTCCGGCGTGCCTTCCGTGGTCGTGCCGTTTGCCGGCGACCAGTTCTTCTGGGCCGACCGGCTGGCCCGCCTCGGCATCGCCGGCGTCTGCCCGGCGCCGCGCAAGCTCGACAGCGCCATGCTGCGCGGCCTGATGGACCGGGCCGCCGGCCTGCGCGACAACGCGCGCGTGGTCGCGGCCCGGATGGCTGTCGAGGACGGCGTGCGCGCGGCCCGGCACCGCCTGCTGGGCGGGGTGGCGAAACACCTCGCGCCGGCGGAAAGATGACCTTGCACAGCCGGGCCGTGCGGCTTGCCCAGCGCACCGGCGCGTGCCGTGGCCGCCGGCGCTGGCGCGATGCCGGGTCTTACCCCTGCGGCACCGGGCGCACGGCCTCTACCCATTTCTCGGGCGTGCAGCTCGACCAGAGCGTGTTGGGAGCATAGAACATCGCCGGCCTGGCGCGCGCGATCTGCAGGAAGGAGGGCTGCTGCAGGGCCTGGATCTTGCCGTCATTGACGAGGAATTCCACCGAATACTTGGGATACGCCATGACGATCCCTTGCTCGAGGAACGTCAGGTCCTGTGGCCGCAACACATCGGCCAGGCGCTGTTCGGAATCGCCCGGCACCAGTTCGCCAAGTTCTTCGAGCATGTCTTCGTCGAACTCGCGCTGCCGGTGATCGCTGCGCGCCTTGGACAATACCTTGACGACCTTGAACGGATTGGTGCCCATTTCAACCAGTGCCTTGACCTGGCCGATGGCCGGGTTCTCCAGCACGGCCTTGATGCTCTTCATCGTGGACTGTCCACTGAATTGCAGTGCGACGTCCGGCGCGGGCTGCGCCGCCCGAACCAGCGACTCGGCCCATCGGCCCGCTTCCTGGGCCCAGTAATGATGCCGCGCCGTGGCGTAACCCCGGCAGGAATAGAACGCTTCCGCCTGCGCACGGGTCAGCGTGCCGTACAGCTTGCCGTCCTTGAAGACCACGCCGCCGGTCGGCCCGTCCGTCAGGCCCACGTAGCTGACCGTGCCGCCGTTCGAAGTCAGCACTTCGAAACGCTCCGTGGCGGCTTCCTCGGGAATACTGCGAATGACCGTGCGCGCGTCGCTCAGGGCGGTGATGTGCAGCGACCCCGGCCGGCTTTCCGGTTCTTCGGCCCGCACAGCGGTGGTGGCAAGCAGGAATAATGTGATGGCGGTGACTGTACGCATGGAATTCTTTTCGGGAAAAGCCGTGATTGTAAAACTATTACATTAAAACTATTGCATTAAAACCATTACTTTCGGAAGAGATCGACGCGGATGACTTCCTGCTCCCGGTTTGCCAAACAGTTTTCATTATGATAATTTCCCGCCCTTGCGCGGGTCCGCAGCGCCGGTGGCGGCGCAGGGCCCGCCGCATGCCGAGGAAAACATGAAACGCTTATTACTTGCTGTCCTGCTGTCCGCATCGGGCGCCGCCCTGGCCAATTCCGCCTGCGACAAGCCGAAAAACGATTTCGATGGCCTGTACTGCCTGAACAAGGTGTACCAGGAAGCCGACCGCGAACTGAACGACAACTACCAGAAGCTCTCCGGCAAGCTTGATGCCGATGGCAAGAAGGCTCTGAAGAAAGGCCAGCTCGCATGGATCCGTTCCCGCAACGAATCCTGCTCCAAGCTGGAACCCGGCCACTTCTTCGTCGACCTGCAATGCGCCACCGATACCACGATTTCGCGCGCCCAGTTCCTGCAGGACCGCGTGCGCGAATGCGTCAGCTCGGGCTGCCAGAACAGCAAGCTGTAAGGCACCGCCTGGGTGGCCCCACCTTTCCCGGGCCGCTCATGCGGGTTCCAGGCACACCAGCTTGCACTCCTGCTGCGCGGCGACCAGCAGCGTGGTTTGCAGGAAGCGCAGCACGCCGCGCTCGGGGTGGTGGAATACCCGCTGCCCGCCTTCGCGATGCAGCACCGCCTGCTCCTTCCAATGGCGCGCGAAGAGCTCGCTTTTCATCGACAGTTCGTCGATCAATTCCAGGAACACCGCATCGTGCGGACAACGGCTGTAGTCGGCACGGAACTCGGCGACCAGTCGCCGGGACCGTTCCGGCCAGTCCGCGATCAGGTCCTGGGCAAGCGGCGAGAGAAACACGAACCGCATCAGGTTGCGGTCAGCCGTCCCGTCATCCAGCCAGCCGCTGAACAGCCCGGCGGCCGGGACATTCCAGGCCCTGGCCGTCCAGGTCCGGTCGAGGAGGTAGGCCGGGACGGTGACCAGCGATGGCAGGGTCAGCAGGCTGCCGGGCAGGTCGGCGTGGGCGGTGGCCGGGGCGGGATCGCGCTTTTGCGCCAGGTCGAACATCGAGGCGCGCTCGGCCGAGGTCAGCCGCAACGCATCGGCCAGGCGGGCCAGTGCGGCGGCGGATGCCGCGACATCGCGCCCCTGTTCCAACCACGTGATCCAGGTAACGCTGACGCCGGCCGCATCGGCCAGTTCCTCGCGCCGCAGGCCGGGCGTGCGGCGCCGGCCGAATGCCTTGGCCGGTGGGGGCAGGCGCTCGCGGTGGGCGCGGATGAAGGTACCGAGCAGGTGGCGGGGATCGGGCTGGGTCATGGGGAAGGGGGCGTGGCGGGCTGGTTCATGGGAGGATGGCGAATGGGGGCATGGTGCACGGGAGGCTGGTCAACGGGACTATTGTTCGTGGGACCATTTATACCAGGATAAATTGCCATCTTGTACCAGTTAAAGGACGTGGACACAATGGTCTTCCCACTGACCCAGGAGTCCATCATGAACGCCCCCAGCCACAACGATATCGTCGACAGCCAGTTCAGCCCGCAGGCGCATGCCTATCTCACCAGCGCGGTCCATGCCAGCGGCGCGGACCTGGAGCGGATGGCCAGCCTGGTGGGCCTGCGTCCGGAAGCGGTCGCGCTGGACATGGGGTGCGGCGGCGGCCATGCCACGTTCCACCTGGCGCCGCTGGTGGGCAAGGTGGTCGCCTGCGATCTCTCCGAGCCGATGCTGCGTGTGGTGGCCGGGGAGGCCGACCGCCGCGGGTTCGGCAATGTCGTCACCAAGCGCAGCGCCGCGGAGTCGCTGCCATGTCCTTCTGCATCCTTCGATGTGGCGGTGACCCGGTACAGCGCACACCACTGGCGCGACGTGCCCGCCGGCCTCGCGCAGATGCGCCGCGCACTGAAGCCGGGCGGCATGGCCATCTTCATGGACGTCGTCACGCCCGGCATGCCGCTGCTCGACACGTGGCTGCAAAGCCTGGAACTGCTGCGCGACCCTTCGCACGTGCGCAACGCCTCGCTGGATGAATGGCGCACGGCCCTGGCCGCCGCCGGCTTCGCTGTCGGCGAGGTGACGACCTTCCGGCTGCGCCTGGAGTTCGCGTCATGGGTGGAGCGGATGAAGACGCCGGAAGCGCACGTCGCTGCCATCCGTTCGCTGCAGCGGCGCGCCGGGACGGAGGTGCGGGAGTATTTCGCCATCGAGGAGGATGGCAGCTTCACGGTGGATACGATGCTGATCGTCGGGCATGCCGAAAACCGGTGACAGGCTCCAATTTCCAAAAAACGGTGACAGGCTCCAATTTCCGGGAAATATTTCCCAATAAATGGTGACTGTCACCGTTTTTCGTTTTTCACTGCTGCCGGTACCCGCGTGGCAAGCTAGAAGCGATTCCAGTTGTTGCGCCGGTGTTCGGTGGCTTCCTTCATCAGGTGGCTGGCGCGCTGCGGGTCGTCGACCGTCAGCGCCAGTTCCTGCAGCGCCGGCGGATACTCCCGCTCGGCGGCTTCTTCCAGCAAGGAGCGGGCTTTCTGCGGGTCGGCGGCCACGCCGTCGCCATTGCGGTAGGCATACGACAGCAGGAACATCGCATGCGCGTTGCCCAGGTCGCTGGCCAGTTGCAGCCAGCGCGCGGCGGTGGCCGCGTCGCGGGGCACGCCGTCGCCGTTGCGCGCCATCATGCCCAGCTTCAGCGCGGCCCTGGCCTGGCCCCCCTCGGCGGCGCGCTGGTACCACGCCCACGCGGCGGGCGGGCCGGCGGGATTTCCCTCGGCAGTGCGATACAGCTCGCCGAGGTGGAACGCGGCCTGGGCATCGTTCGCCAGGGCGGCGCGGCGCAGCAGCGCCATCGCTTCGGCGCGCCGCTCCGGGCGCGAGCGGTACAGGATGCCCAGTTCCCGCTCGGCCACCGCATTGCCGTGTTCGGCCAGGCGGAGCAGCTCGCGCTCGGCCGCGCCATCGTTGCGCTGCGCCGCGGCCATCGACAGCGCCTCGATCCGCGCCGCATCGGGTGGCGGTTCGTGGCTGCAAGCGGCCAGCACGGCCACCAGCACCGCCGCCAGCATCGACCTCGGCACCGTTTTCGGCACCGCTTTTGGCACCGCTTTTGGCACCATTGTTGGCAATCCCTGCCGCATCGACCGGAAGGCGCGGCTCATTTCGACAGGTCGATGGTGTACTTGCCGAAGCCGCTGGCATCGAGGCCGCTTTCGCCAGTCACGACGGCGATGCCGTTGGCGCGCGCGATGGCCAGGTGGCCCGGCGCGGAACGCAGGATCACCGGCCCGGCCGTCTTCACCTTCGCGAACGACCAGCTGCGCGCACTGCCGTTGGCGGCCAGCGTGACCTTGCCGCCGCCCGCCTTGCCGATGCCTTGCAGGTAGCTGGAAACCACCGCCTGGTTCGCATCCGGCGACTTGATGATCGTCTTGCTGCCGTCGATGCCCGGCACGCCGCCACCGCCGCCGGCGCGGTAATCGTTGGTGGCCACGATGAAGTCGTCGCCATCCGCCACCGGCTTGCCCTGGTAGACGAGGTTGACGATGCGGCTGCCTGCCGGCTGCGTCACGTCGATCTGGTAGGTCAGCGCATTGTCCTCGGCATAGAACACGTCGTAGTTGTAGATCGTGCCGTAGCTGGGCACCAGGTCCTGCTCGGCCGTGCTGGCCGGGTCGATGCGGCCGAACTGTTTCGCGGAAGCTTCCAGCCAGGCCTTCAGGTCCGAACCCTTGATCTTCACGGCTTGCAGGTTGTTGTTGCCGTACAGGTAAAGGTCGCCCGGGTTGCGGATCTGCAGGCCGACCGGCGCGGCCGCGGTGGCGCCCGGCGCCACGTCGGTGAAGTCCGAAGGGCCGTTGCGGCCCGCCTTGAACGGCGCGCTGCACGAGATCACGGGGATGTTCTTGTAACTGGCCAGCGTCGCATCGGTCGACGTGGCGATGAAGTTCTTCACGTAGGCGATCTGCGCCTGGTTCACCAGCTGGATCGCGGTCACGTCGCCCACCAGCGAGAAATACGACGACATCTCGAAGTCGGTCGTCACGCCCAGCGGTTCCTTGGCGTAGGCGATGGTGGCGGCATGCTCGTCGGCGATCAGCGCGGCGATCGCGGGATCGGCCTTCACGGTGGTCACCCCGTCGGTGTACTTGAAGCCGCGCGACTCGACGGTGGTTTTGGCCGGCTGCGTGACCCATTTGCCGCCCTGGTACACCATCGTCATCCGGATGATGCCGAGGCGCCGGCCCCAGCTCTGCGCCATCACCGCCGGCACG belongs to Pseudoduganella albidiflava and includes:
- a CDS encoding AraC family transcriptional regulator; translation: MFSVLRAASGPLAEAVRGFVAVSMLDQPWPPRGAPINRFPAMVYCGVTMITDGEVALLDDGGCPGRIAPHWTVSGPRTRPVASLTLAPLRCVTAILYPDAFRLLTGCEPARLKDRNDAGQAWLPDEWNEWPAALQARASQPDAQIAWMEQWLLCRWLPVRPRWDRNIGTLVRAPAVRKPADAARAIGVSHRQLQRQALAAIGLPPARVHRLQRAEQALGRLAGPRGEGAPLPLARLAADLGFADQPHLTRDICDLTGLPPARLAAAVAHDPDYWVYRLDGGAVAFLQDTG
- a CDS encoding glycosyltransferase gives rise to the protein MKFTFLTYGTEGDTRPLVALAQALAAHGHQVHLLADRSAGASAQARGIGFTPLAGDIRQALAPHGSLGRVVRQGANLDKITRAFAAIASGHTVEWMRAAREAAEGSDALVFSGLASYAGLAVAEGLDLPCVGAGLWPMTPTGDFPSVFLRQRRWPRWANRASHRLFAGLAWSSFRDNINHGRHAVFGQPPVTRMWSGYPVLYGCSPTLLPEPADWPGEVEVCGAWHAADRAWRPPPALAAFLEQGEPPAYIGFGSMAGFDTRTLRHAIVEAVGGRRALFYPGWSGIDAAGLPANFHVLDDTPHDWLFPRTSVIVHHGGAGTSHAAARSGVPSVVVPFAGDQFFWADRLARLGIAGVCPAPRKLDSAMLRGLMDRAAGLRDNARVVAARMAVEDGVRAARHRLLGGVAKHLAPAER
- a CDS encoding lysozyme inhibitor LprI family protein, with the translated sequence MKRLLLAVLLSASGAALANSACDKPKNDFDGLYCLNKVYQEADRELNDNYQKLSGKLDADGKKALKKGQLAWIRSRNESCSKLEPGHFFVDLQCATDTTISRAQFLQDRVRECVSSGCQNSKL
- a CDS encoding helix-turn-helix domain-containing protein, producing the protein MTQPDPRHLLGTFIRAHRERLPPPAKAFGRRRTPGLRREELADAAGVSVTWITWLEQGRDVAASAAALARLADALRLTSAERASMFDLAQKRDPAPATAHADLPGSLLTLPSLVTVPAYLLDRTWTARAWNVPAAGLFSGWLDDGTADRNLMRFVFLSPLAQDLIADWPERSRRLVAEFRADYSRCPHDAVFLELIDELSMKSELFARHWKEQAVLHREGGQRVFHHPERGVLRFLQTTLLVAAQQECKLVCLEPA
- a CDS encoding class I SAM-dependent methyltransferase, whose protein sequence is MNAPSHNDIVDSQFSPQAHAYLTSAVHASGADLERMASLVGLRPEAVALDMGCGGGHATFHLAPLVGKVVACDLSEPMLRVVAGEADRRGFGNVVTKRSAAESLPCPSASFDVAVTRYSAHHWRDVPAGLAQMRRALKPGGMAIFMDVVTPGMPLLDTWLQSLELLRDPSHVRNASLDEWRTALAAAGFAVGEVTTFRLRLEFASWVERMKTPEAHVAAIRSLQRRAGTEVREYFAIEEDGSFTVDTMLIVGHAENR
- a CDS encoding tetratricopeptide repeat protein, producing the protein MVPKAVPKAVPKTVPRSMLAAVLVAVLAACSHEPPPDAARIEALSMAAAQRNDGAAERELLRLAEHGNAVAERELGILYRSRPERRAEAMALLRRAALANDAQAAFHLGELYRTAEGNPAGPPAAWAWYQRAAEGGQARAALKLGMMARNGDGVPRDAATAARWLQLASDLGNAHAMFLLSYAYRNGDGVAADPQKARSLLEEAAEREYPPALQELALTVDDPQRASHLMKEATEHRRNNWNRF
- a CDS encoding bifunctional 2',3'-cyclic-nucleotide 2'-phosphodiesterase/3'-nucleotidase is translated as MKTNMAMLAALIAAGVVGCGSDSDDPGGVTAPAAGGIPEGTTVTFALMETTDLHSNVLGYNYYALADDASLGMDRTATLIAAARAENPNNVLLDDGDVIQGTLLSDLQAVTKPIPCTATLAVHKAMNALKYDGGGFGNHEFNYGLPFLSQVTNTDLNIPGVTKPAGNCGAPAFPLVLTNVTGVASGKPLFQPYAVLPRAFVGKAPDGSDINVVINIGIMSFVPPQILEWDQKNLAGKVAVSGSKEAAAQYIPELRGKGAHVIVALSHGGLDVGAYSPKMENQSYHLAGTGIDALMIGHSHLIFPKGKESGAAALDPSLAALPASANVDAVNGFVNGVPAVMAQSWGRRLGIIRMTMVYQGGKWVTQPAKTTVESRGFKYTDGVTTVKADPAIAALIADEHAATIAYAKEPLGVTTDFEMSSYFSLVGDVTAIQLVNQAQIAYVKNFIATSTDATLASYKNIPVISCSAPFKAGRNGPSDFTDVAPGATAAAPVGLQIRNPGDLYLYGNNNLQAVKIKGSDLKAWLEASAKQFGRIDPASTAEQDLVPSYGTIYNYDVFYAEDNALTYQIDVTQPAGSRIVNLVYQGKPVADGDDFIVATNDYRAGGGGGVPGIDGSKTIIKSPDANQAVVSSYLQGIGKAGGGKVTLAANGSARSWSFAKVKTAGPVILRSAPGHLAIARANGIAVVTGESGLDASGFGKYTIDLSK